One window from the genome of Zerene cesonia ecotype Mississippi chromosome 1, Zerene_cesonia_1.1, whole genome shotgun sequence encodes:
- the LOC119831683 gene encoding uncharacterized protein LOC119831683, protein MLLSLFTVLFILFDAVACDQCDRLHTKYKGPVSGVRYQGEEYDVVVQGGGGAAKAEAALLLAIIRHVHRYTARLDPTEAYFCNVTQIQSSPVVLTTAAIMNKYGCGNENRQIDPVASFNAPVAAEVNLRFMARVHSDHCKNRITWQFLQTDAVKDCGFYIKQNSHCQIDDVYNMTRSLAIIARNETIHDKLALFEFEKRVTASKLPLEFVIYNNDTSFRRMLYQLLQSNKTFLFIDENIWSGIPDIFVIDIPPIPETNCVTCVSDALYSINAVRTGDGLIVKKFAPHIYKTFTTFSPKINVVRNILQYEANANVKDVEEAACLWANENTEEFEKLYQKSKKNLHTIVIFLCADDPYNKYYEIAINSMFLRIQNEIKDFSIAFNETLINCTNQNDLNWGMHYLYQLDHVAGAIAWSWNVAIPIASNTAKYADFPLMLAGPAVDTYIGNATYATSGRFSHLAKGYHYFLSKCDWNRVAIISDDTVYSKDFLQEILTIGNLSTKIIYLNQKNFSTNLVKLKYDGARIFIVNTCCQLANNILAQGRNLFSPIENYVWIVRDWCILDKNKSIEELVFYTIDFAWRGGKPWGGSQKLRNDISNKTDLWAGDTVKVPGTSYLYDAILQLAHGFAAYLTMNPSYRYDLHGKGAIMKFDKAMNSLNLSGVAQFVQVNNNSLNNPVIFVEKWKGSERRTMAILQILNKSVVELWQLNKIQDTCHALLDAERVPDKKICVIRSGDDFAPRCHDVPILVFGISLILTCCALFIAQKIRRDRLLAYNKSVLIDILETRHKNASSLAAFLVDRGSVKLLHEIGSGYFGRVYFAELSQPGHGTQVVAAKEPHEDITPLEENEFIGEACVLARLHHTNVIKLMGVCLANGSPLMLMEHALYLDLIRFLTERRHLAVKAREELSHAEDLEVSDVNLTKWAFEATSALEYLSIRRIVHRDVRAANCLLDKKLSLKLADFGLARELDKEDPTYMTTRKALFPVLWMAPESLECGVFGLASDIWALGVLFLEIATLGSRPYGDWPAHRVIKYVIGGGYPPLPPDTSLSIRKLLYKCWCRDSDHRITASEIREQLLQDPKLISPALLLPELPLVPPIQNMNFNFIT, encoded by the exons ATGTTACTAAGCTTGTTTacggttttatttatattatttgatgcCGTAGCGTGTGATCAATGTGATCGTTTACACACTAAATATAAAG GCCCAGTATCTGGAGTGAGGTACCAGGGGGAGGAATATGATGTAGTGGTCCAGGGAGGAGGCGGAGCGGCGAAGGCGGAGGCTGCTCTTTTGCTTGCTATCATTCGACATGTGCATCGCTATACCGCTCGCTTGGACCCCACAGAAGCGTATTTCTGTAATGTAACCCAAATTCAATCTTC ACCTGTAGTATTGACCACAGCTGccattatgaataaatatggtTGCGGGAATGAAAACAGACAGATCGATCCTGTGGCGAGTTTCAATGCGCCAGTCGCAGCTGAAGTCAATCTTCGTTTTATGGCACGCGTTCATTCTGATCAttgtaaaaatagaattacatGGCAATTTCTTCAAACTGACGCTGTTAAAGATTGTGGATTTTACATCAAGCAGAATAG CCATTGTCAAATTGATGACGTCTACAATATGACTCGTTCCCTAGCAATAATCGCGAGAAATGAAACAATTCACGACAAACTCGCTTTATTTGAATTCGAGAAACGAGTAACTGCATCAAAACTGCCCCTAGAGTTTGTGATATACAATAATGATACAAGTTTTCGTCGCATGTTGTACCAGCTACTTCAAtctaacaaaacatttttattcatcgaTGAGAATATTTGGTCTGGCATTCctgatatttttgtaatagacATCCCACCAATACCAGAAACAAATTGTGTTACATGTGTCTCGGATGCCCTTTATTCGATCAATGCAGTTCGCACCGGAGATGGTTTGATAGTAAAGAAATTTGCAcctcatatttataaaacttttactaCCTTTTCTCCTAAAATAAACGTCGTAAGAAATATACTACAATATGAAGCTAATGCAAATGTAAAAGATGTGGAAGAAGCTGCCTGTTTATGGGCGAATGAAAACACAGAAGAATTTgagaaattatatcaaaaatcgaaaaaaaatcttcatactattgtaatatttttatgtgctgATGatccatataataaatactacgAGATAGCAATAAATAGCATGTTCTTAAGAATTCAGAATGagataaaagatttttcaattgcTTTCAATGAAACCTTAATAAATTGTACGAATCAAAATGATCTCAATTGGGGAATGCATTATCTTTACCAACTTGATCACGTTGCAGGAGCTATAGCATGGAGTTGGAATGTAGCTATTCCAATCGCCTCAAATACTGCTAAATATGCAGATTTTCCTCTCATGCTTGCTGGCCCAGCTGTTGATACATACATTGGAAATGCGACATACGCAACCTCAGGCCGTTTTTCACATCTGGCTAAAGGATATCATTACTTTTTATCTAAATGTGATTGGAATCGAGTAGCAATTATTTCGGATGACACAGTATATTCAAAAGATTTTCTCCAAGAAATATTAACTATTGGGAACTTAAGCACTAAAATCATTTATCttaatcaaaaaaatttttctacTAATCTCGTGAAATTGAAGTATGATGGTGCACGTATATTCATTGTAAATACCTGTTGCCAATtggcaaataatattttagcacAAGggagaaatttattttcacctaTCGAAAATTATGTCTGGATTGTGCGTGATTGGtgtattttagataaaaataagagTATTGAGGAACTGGTGTTTTATACAATAGACTTTGCATGGCGTGGTGGAAAGCCGTGGGGTGGTTCTCAAAAATTGCGAAATGATATCTCTAATAAGACTGATTTATGGGCAGGGGATACTGTTAAAGTACCTGGCACTTCATACTTGTATGACGCCATACTACAGCTTGCTCATGGATTTGCTGCATACCTTACCATGAATCCTTCTTATCGGTATGATCTTCACGGAAAAGGGGCTATAAt GAAATTTGACAAAGCCATGAATTCATTGAACCTATCAGGAGTAGCCCAATTTGTTCAGGTGAACAATAACTCTCTCAACAATCCGGTGATATTCGTGGAGAAATGGAAAGGAAGTGAACGCCGGACGATGGCCATTTTGCAAATTCTAAATAAGTCAGTAGTTGAATTATGGCAATTGAATAAGATACAAGACACATGTCACGCGCTATTAGATGCTGAAAGAGTgccagataaaaaaatatgcgtAATTCGCAGCGGCGATGACTTTGCACCTCGGTGCCACGACGTTCCCATATTAGTGTTTggtatatcattaatattaacatgttGTGCCTTATTTATTGCGCAAAAAATTAGACGAGACCGCCTTTTAGcctataataaatctgtactTATTGATATTTTGGAAACTCGCCATAAAAACGCTTCATCCCTAGCAGCATTTTTAGTAGACCGTGGTTCAGTTAAATTGTTACATGAGATCGGGTCTGGTTATTTCGGCCGCGTGTATTTTGCGGAGTTAAGTCAACCAGGCCACGGAACACAAGTAGTGGCGGCAAAAGAGCCCCATGAAGATATTACACCACTGGAAGAGAATGAATTTATTGGTGAAGCTTGCGTTCTAGCTCGTTTACACCACACTAACGTCATTAAGCTCATGGGTGTCTGTCTTGCTAACGGGTCACCTCTCATGCTTATGGAGCATGCCTTGTATTTGGATCTGATTCGATTTTTAACGGAGAGAAGACATTTAGCTGTTAAAGCTAGAGAAGAATTATCGCATGCTGAAGATTTAGAGGTCTCTGatgtaaatttaacaaaatggGCCTTCGAAGCAACCTCTGCtttagaatatttatcaattcgGCGCATCGTCCATAGAGACGTACGCGCTGCTAATTGTCTTCTTGATAAAAAGCTTTCTTTAAAATTGGCTGATTTTGGTTTAGCAAGGGAATTAGATAAAGAGGATCCAACATATATGACAACTCGCAAAGCATTATTTCCAGTTCTATGGATGGCCCCTGAAAGTTTAGAATGTGGTGTGTTTGGTTTAGCATCAGATATCTGGGCTCTTGGGGTCTTGTTTTTGGAAATTGCTACACTTGGGTCACGTCCATACGGTGATTGGCCTGCTCATAGGGTGATAAAATACGTGATAGGAGGTGGCTATCCACCTCTACCACCCGACACTTCACTTTCaat